aaatcaaggaatcaGCACATTGGCAGGGTTCAATGAGATCTTCTATACATGTTTGCCCTTTTCCATGTACGGTATTATGCAAATGCAGCCATTGTAATGGGTGCAGCACTAAACAAATATATCAAGATCATGGAGCTTGCAATGCCCTTTTCTAGAGACATGTTTATGAAAATTACTCACTCCTTTTCGAGCACAAAATCCACGGTACGGAAGGAACAGCTGCGCCTCCTGCTGAGTTGGTGGACGACCCTCTTTTGGTACAGCATCAAAACCCTCTGGAAAGCCAAGGAAACGcaatatcaaacacaatatTGATTAAGGCAACAACCTGTAATGCCATCCTCAATAATTTCGGTCTCAAATGGAATTAACGCAGCATATATGATACAAACAGATAGCTTGAACTTTAATTAAAGGTTCAGCATTATCACGTATGCCTTTCAGCTGGGTCTAGCTCGGATTATAAAGGGAGTGGCAGCTTGCTAGCTAGACATCCTGCCTTTGTTCGAGCTGCAATGCTCTCCAaatttgaacaagaaaaaagatcATGTGTAGCTCAAAGGGCATTCAATTCTGAGTTTTAACTCGTGTTTTGTCTTCAATACTTGTAATTTCCAATAACATTAGTAATGTCAGTTATACATGATCCTTTCTCATAAAATTTCACAGAATATATCATCATGCCTCAAATTCcttggaaaaacaaattatcatctTGTACATAAATGTTTTCACATTTGAGAAAATAGTGCTGTGTTGATGATGGAATTAATTAGGAGCTACTTACGAGGATTGAAGGTTTTGATTCGAACATGAACAAGGATGAAATGACGGCTTTTGTGGTTAAAAAAGTTTTCTACAGCCCATTTCACTGCAAGCTGGCTGTTCTTGTCTTCATCAATTGCAATAGCTGTGATTCCGAGCTTTTCTTCCACTTCGGATAAATTTGGTAGAAACAAAGCCATGGAGGATGCATGGAAACACTGAGAAAACTAGACCACAAAAACCAGATGAGGTAACGCTAAAGTTTCATGTCCAAAATTGAGCTGAACAGAAAGAAGATCACAATGCTGCATTGTTATATATAAGAAAGAAGATGGTTTTAGTTTCCTGCCAAGATAACCGTCTGGTTACAGTGTTTTAACTAAATTTAGTAAGAGAAATGACATTGATgacaaggaaaacaaaaacattagcCAGCCACAGCCAGCAGCCAGCTCCGTAACTATATATTTCCTTCTCTGGATTGATGCTGTTAAGTTAGTTTTGTTTCTTGACAACACACTTGTTTTAGTGttagttgtttttttgtaattgaggATTGATTTTCCAATTTTCTGAAACAAAGATGCTTTGCCGGGGAAACTAAATTTAGAATATGTTTGGTTATGGTAATAtatatgaagaagataaacataaataaataatataagaatataaatacagtaaagaaaatgaaaagcataaataaaaaattaaataaaatataacatgaaataaaacttaaatattacaaaaatataaagaaaaaaataaagaacatgatcttgatttgaaccaagatgcctaaatgcatggcaaatgcctctttttataggtcaaaatttagaactattgatttgatgattaattattaagtgggtggccaactcttgacttggtaaaaattattatcttcttgtctgaacaaaacatcattgttaACATCAGAATTGAAACCGTCTGTACTCattaaagttctaggaaattgtcttatcttttcaggaaaaaaaattgaggtcatttgaacttctagaactcgagatatgggctgaacattaaacagtgtctgggctgcaaaaCAAATTCGGACTTATctgttattgctataatttgaacttgaaaacggcctttttaaatcctgGACTCcttatgaaagttgtaggcttgaATTTAAGTACAACACCTTATAGAGAGATTGGTTACCTTGAATAGATTCATTGCTCACTTAAGTGAGCGTACTCTCCCCTTttttaagacattaaaaaacatgacCAACTTCAAGTGGACAAAGGATTGTTAAAAGGCTTTTGAAGAACTTAAAATTCATTTGTCTTCTCTCAATATTTTGTCCCAACCAAGGGAAATATAGACTTATTCTTATACCCGGGGTGGCAAATATAATAATGAGCTCATTTCTAGTAAGAAAGATGTAAGTGTACAACAACTAGTGTATTATTCCAACTAAACTCCTCATAATGCTAAAACAAGATACTTAAAGGTGGAAAAGATAGCCCTAACATTAGTAAGTGTCTCTAGAAAGTTGAAACTATATTTCCAAGTTCATCAAGTAACAGTACTAATAGATCAATCATTGAGATAAATTCTACACAAGCTAGAATTATCTAGGTATCTGGTTAAATGGGctataaaattagaagaatttaaGCTTCAATACAAACCTTGTAAGTTATAAAAGGTCAGGCCTTGACAGATTTTATCATTGAATGTTGTTTTAAAGGATGCACAAATACACCTACTCATCCACTTTCCACGATAGATCATAACTTAGAATGTCGATGCATTGTTTTGTCAACATAACAATGCCCATGCTTTTTATACATTATATGCACATCTAAAACATGTTTAATAGTTTGATGctaagattttatgtttttatttagctaAGCTATGTGCTGGGTATATCATTATGTGTGCAATGAGATAAGGTAATGAAATGGAATGAGGTGGGTTTGCAAATGTTacatcctttgttttttttagtaaatgaaATGGAATGGGGTGGGTTTACGAATGTTACATCCTTTGTTTGTTTTAGTAAGGCCTTGATAAGACAATGctttggtcctttttttttcccctttaaacTTGTGTGTTGGTTGAATGTCTcttatatgttgttttttacaTGCTTTGTATGTAATTCTTTGTCAGTTAAAGCTTGAGATATGGATAACCTATGtgcattgaaatatttttacatgTCAATTCTTGTCGTGTAGTTGTTCGTTGGAAGACATTTTCACTTCTTACTCCATTAGTTTTACAGAATCAATATGTAatatttcattcttttatttttctgtaatAAAAATCGTTACCTAGATATAAAGTTGACAATTTAAACTCTCAATTTAGCTTTcaaatagcattttttttatttcagtttttctTTGTTGGACGAGTTCAACATTacttttatatgtgtgtgtaattgtataaaataaaataaaaaaaaaaacatataaaatatgagGGGTATATTTCAAGAAGTACATTGTCTTGTTGTCTAGATCTAGCTCATCTAAGGCAACaaggagatttaaaaaaaaaaaactaaagaaaactcAAATATATTCAAAACCAAGATTGCATGAAGCGGGGAAGTCAACTAGTTATACAAACAAAAACTTCAACCCTGAAAGGTGTAGTTCAACTAGTTAAGCTCTAGATTTGTTTCTTAGAAATTAttagttcgagtctcacaaacctCAAAACTACTGAAagcttatatgatcgttaatttcagggcctGTGAAATTAATTGAGGTATTCGTAAGCTAATCCGGacattcatgttaataataaaaaaaaaaatcaaagtaaaaaaccTAGAAGCTAATTCACTTGTTTGTAAAAATCTCAGAATTAATCGATTGGTTGCGCAAGAACAATAAACATATTAAGAGGAgctcaaaaaacaacaaagcaaagCTACCTCGTGACTTGGAAAACACCATATGGACATAAGAGGAACaagaattttatattatggTTGGGTTCAACGTAACCATGTTTCTTAATTAGCATTTTCCATAATGTGAAAGAATACATCGATAGTTTTACATGAAATCAAGTTTAAACCATGTCCACGACGTAACGTGggctcaataaaaaaaaattttattttattttaataaattaattttaaaaataaaaataaaaatattatttaaatttatttactaaTAAATAACTGTCATTACGCTATTAGTCACATCTAAAggttgatgaagatgaagacaTTTAAACGTAAGAGCTGCAATCCAAGACGTCGAAATTGTAACACGCAAACCTTTACTAATGATTAGTCAAACTCACCCATCCGACCCGACCCGACCTGACATAGTGGGTGAATTAAGAATTTCGAAGACTCTAATCGAACAATCAAAGCAATTGGttttagagcgtgtttgacagtgtgataacggttgcttttcaaatagcttttcgtgccaaaatacatgccaatgattttttttcatttttaaaaaaattatttttgacatcagcacatcaaaacgattcaaaaaatacaaaccgcactcaattagcaaaaaaaaaaaattcaaaatttaatgaaatacaGGTACAAATGTAATATCAAACGGTgtcttaataaattcaattaattttaggagttcaaattttatttaaaaagaaaaaagccgttataagatttttaaagaataaaaaaatctaccaAACTAGCCgttataagatttttaatggTAATGCCATAGAGGTGATTGTATTCTAgaaaaacacagttttttttttattttaatttcaatagcTTTGAATTTCTCCATTATTTAAAGCGACAGACATTAGACTTcacttattattataatcatgCAAATCCTTAATACAGATATGATAAATACATCATATCTTATAATTAATTGAGAGCCCTTTTGATTACgtgggggagggggggggttttttaaaaaaaaaattaatttaaaagaaagtaaaatatcaagaaacCATACACTTGCCTGCTCTTTGATAGACAATGCTCGGTCCCATGTTCTGTAAATTTATAGATCTTAAAACACTCCCAAATGGCTTCGGCAGTTTTAGTTAAATTACAGTAACCAACTACATCTCTCAAATTATCAAAGGTTTTAGAACAAGTGAATCTATAGAGTTTCATCACACAAGTCAATAGGGAATTCATACAAGATTAGTTCAGAAAAACAACTGGTAAAACTGTATTCTGTTGTCTTCATCTCCACCATAACTAGAATTGAATGGCTATAATCTGAAACTGTTCCTAGAACTAAAGAAACCACACTCAGCCCAGATGCCAGGACCGTAAAACCCTGGCACTCTCTGCCAGCTTAGAACcccaaaattaaaacaattcccATGATAGAAAATGACAGTAATTTATCTTTTCCGAAACTTCCTATTTGGCTGCGGAAACTCGAGAGGGACAGAAAGGGTTACCAAATACTTGTTCTTCTCACGTTCCATCTTGCAACCCAGATTGCGATAATGAGATTTCACAGTAGCAGGATTCATTCTTAGGTCATTGCTTACATCTGCCGGAAAAGTCCGGAAATCATCAGCATATAAAGTGAGAACCAAAACATAACTAATGAGAAGATCAATCTTGTCAACTGACAGCCTTCTTGTTTCAGGATTAAACATCTCAAAAAATTTCTGCCGTATGATGCTCGGAAATTGATGGTTCCTAGCAGAGGCTACACCATCCATAGAATGCTGATCTTTAAACTTTATAAGATGAGTGATGTATgagaaaatacatgaaagtCTCTTCTTCTCCACCTCATCCTAGAACAGGCACAATATAAGTATCAGTGCCATTGCTGTTCCCAGCCAAGAAATATGAACACAAAAGAACACCTCATGACTGATAACATGAATACTATTTATCtatgaaaatttagaaattttcaaCTAAATTTCACCAACTTTGTGTGTAAGCAAGACATCTTGAACAATAAAATGCCGGAAAGGTATGGTTCTTAAGACCAAAGCCAATTGAGGATGTAAAATCAAGAATGTGAAATTATCCAGCTATTTAACTACAATGACAAATCATCAGCTCTCTAGCACGCTACTTCCAAAAGGAATATTCCACTACAATCCTATCAAGAGTGTAAAATATTCCAGCGAATTAGCTATAATGCAATCATCAGCTATCTACCATGCTTCTCCCAAAAGGAATATTCCACTACAACCCTAaacacatacaaaataaaatttgtgaaatttgcaaaaaaattcatcttttcTTGTTTAACATGCATCTAGGAAATGGTATGTTTCAGATGCATATGTAACCCCACAATTTGTTCTTAGTGAAATTATGATTGCCTCATACACCATTTCATTAcaggaaaatttcaaaaaccaaaagtTACAATAAATTAGTCAAAAGTGAATTCCCATTAACATTTTAGCAAAAATATTCCATGCACCCTTCAATTACTTTACCTGAATCTCCCGCAATTTCTGGATCCTGTTGCAAACAAAAGTTGGGTAAGCATTGCTTGCTACCTCTCCTCCTACTTGcaaaatcttataaatatcTTCAAGGAAATCCCACTCTCCAGTGAGAATAATCCCGTCCAAAGGATAAGCCTCCTGGGGGGTAATGGCAGAAGAATTATAAGGTGGAATATTTCGAGCACTGTGGCCACTGGTACTTTCAAGAGCATCCTTGTTTATTGGGGCATTTTCAATTTTCCTGCCCAGATCCTTCTGAGAAAGAGGATCATCTCCCTTCCTCAGAGCCTGCATTTTTTTATCCTGCAGGGCAACAAAGAATTCAGTGCTATCTGCAAATGCTTCCAGCAGAACCACACACTTTCCAACTAACAAGATGTTCATTCAATTTGAACCAAAGCATGGGTGAAGAAAATCATTTGTTAGCAAGGAATCTCATTTTGCAGAAACACTCGAGAAATGAATTTAAGGATCTAATTTGGATGTTGTAGCTCCAACTATTCCTTCTCATGAAAAGAATTGAATCCAGGAAAACTAAGGATCTAACATGAACCTTTTCAGGATAACATAGCACTCAAATTGCCAAAAGATGACAAACATTTAGCATGCATTTAGATAAATATTCACAAATCCCATCTAtctttttcaaaagaaagaaaatgcttCAAATATTCCAGATGTACAAGTTATATACATATTATAATCAATTGTTTTATGCCAATATGTAACTTAAACGTGCAGAAGTTGTAAATCTTTTAAGCCCTTTTAGGAAAAATCTAAATAAGCAATTTGTTCAAGGATTTttttcacagccaccgtttcttTGCTAAAGCGAAAAAATTGCCGATACAGCATGAGATGCAAGACTCCCACCTTGCCAGTCAAATAGCCAAAAAAAGCAAGATTTATTGTCTCCTTAGTTGCAGATGGTCCAAGACAAATTCCATTTTGTTACACAATCATGATCATTAATACATGCATTATAATAACAATGAAGAACTAAACGCAATATAAGAAATTTATCACTCAAAAGTTGATAAAACAACTGCGAAGACCTTTGAGATACCCAAGGGAACCTACAATTGATTAGAAATAAGAGGCATTCTTCAACAACTTAGAAAAAGAGTATACCTGGATTATAGATTTCTTTGGTCCATATTGAACATTAAGCTGCCTTATCCTGGCAGCTCTCTGTTCTGCAGTAATCTCACCATTTTCAAAATTTGCATGTTCCTTATCAGCAGCAAGCGACCCTCGAAGTTTTGGTTCCAATCTAAGTATCTACCATCATTTTTAAAGACATGTTAGGAGTTTACTATTATGGAAAATTACAGGTgagcaagaaaaaatattagaggTTGTTGACTGCTAAAGGAAAGTACATATCTAATCTGAAAATGAACTTGATTTCTCAATAATTcacattttacaaaaaaaactaccAGTGGTTTGAATTTTACAATAGGCTTCACAATTTTACatgcttcatttttttaatttaacaagcTGAACTTTGCAGTTCCTGAACTACAAGTTTGAAGAGTGTAGTTGTTATATACAGTCAAGTAAAAAACTTGGAAACAATGTTGCATCCATTCTAATTGACTCGGTGTCTCTTTCAAGCCATGACCATGGACTAAAGTCGATTTGAAAGCTCAAAGTCCGTTGTTAGCAAGAAGCCTGTAGCAACATCAAATTAGTCTACATGAAGAAACTACTGGTTTGGACTTATTGGTATAGTGCCATGGTTCCCTTGTGGTACTTAATCTATACAGAAAAAGAACTAACAGGCTCCCCGAGAATGATTCTAATAAAGCAATTATACTTAGGTATTTTATGTTTCAGACTTGGACCAGAAATTCAAAAACCTTCAGtgtttcatttcttttgtttgcttAGTTCTATAGCTATCAGCAATGAGAAATATGATGAATCATCCGCAACAAATATTCTCCCACGGGGATATTAAACTTCAGAAAGTAGCTGTACATCCTCCTAAATCACTTAATTTCCAGATTAAACCATGTTTGTAAGCTCTGCAATATAAATACAACACAACTCAAGATACAatctt
This genomic interval from Populus alba chromosome 1, ASM523922v2, whole genome shotgun sequence contains the following:
- the LOC118040881 gene encoding uncharacterized protein; amino-acid sequence: MGMELDSSPLLVSESPQTATKKSKKKRKREKERDDGAAAAQLQNEPTVNEQPRLDVKLELVNNQVDKTPPVVGYFPSGYNPHKTNDINDAQEPILPLAAPPSVKLYRNAQRAKVEKSSSEKNEKGRTSERLELVVSPNGSNVEFVGNSYKGEAMAAQLCTYALGVLDKATQTLKIMPIAGNKILRLEPKLRGSLAADKEHANFENGEITAEQRAARIRQLNVQYGPKKSIIQDKKMQALRKGDDPLSQKDLGRKIENAPINKDALESTSGHSARNIPPYNSSAITPQEAYPLDGIILTGEWDFLEDIYKILQVGGEVASNAYPTFVCNRIQKLREIQDEVEKKRLSCIFSYITHLIKFKDQHSMDGVASARNHQFPSIIRQKFFEMFNPETRRLSVDKIDLLISYVLVLTLYADDFRTFPADVSNDLRMNPATVKSHYRNLGCKMEREKNKYLVTLSVPLEFPQPNRKFRKR